One window of Amaranthus tricolor cultivar Red isolate AtriRed21 chromosome 13, ASM2621246v1, whole genome shotgun sequence genomic DNA carries:
- the LOC130798135 gene encoding F-box/kelch-repeat protein At5g42350-like, which produces MFVDRDIVEDGLRQDMESLSVSKKLVRTVSQKLRKKRIHRSAGDEEETTNGFSLRCLALYGRGGGCKVGADTGEEVGDSSNRRRSSASEDGKGYKPTCGAEETGVDCFSYGRKDRFWKRNNRKELEFDESQRNGRMNLSLPDDILEMCLMRLPLSSLMNARLVCKKWNYLTTTPRFMQMRSEGLYQTPWIFVFGAVKDGYCSGEIHVLDVSLKQSHTVNAEVLRGRFMYSVASMRDEIFVVGGCSSLTSFGSVDRSSFKTHKSVLVFSPSTKSWRKVASMKYARSSPVLGIAEVSADCPVIHSQSNRQDRRLSRSRLGGVSDVYEDPHRLSVRRQLRSLSDENASFLSPIKNQCRPLKQRSETSSVRDGKRFVLIAIGGLGSWDEHVDSSELYDSVSNKWTEIQKLPVDFGIVCSGVVCNGTFIVYSESDKLAGYDIKRGYWNIIQTTPTPPRVHEYYPKLVSCNSRLFMLSVSWCEGDGQIGRRNKAIRKMWELDLMYLAWTEVSIHPDAPMDWNAAFVADKNLIFGVEMFKIFGQVLDFFTVCDVSDKFVKWSHISRNRVAHELDASSCVTKTMVAVHL; this is translated from the coding sequence ATGTTTGTTGATAGAGATATTGTTGAAGATGGCCTTCGCCAGGATATGGAGTCTCTGAGTGTATCTAAAAAGCTAGTTAGAACTGTCAGCCAGAAATTAAGGAAGAAGAGGATTCACAGAAGTGCTGGGGATGAAGAGGAAACTACTAATGGATTTTCTTTGAGATGTCTCGCCCTGTATGGACGAGGTGGAGGATGCAAAGTAGGTGCTGACACCGGTGAAGAGGTTGGAGATTCGAGTAATAGGAGGAGGTCAAGTGCTAGTGAAGATGGAAAAGGATATAAACCCACGTGCGGGGCTGAGGAAACAGGAGTGGACTGCTTCTCATATGGAAGGAAGGATCGGTTTTGGAAGCGAAATAATCGTAAGGAATTAGAATTCGACGAATCACAAAGAAATGGTAGAATGAATCTTTCACTTCCGGATGATATTTTAGAAATGTGTTTGATGAGGCTTCCTTTGTCAAGTCTCATGAATGCTCGTCTTGTGTGCAAGAAATGGAATTACTTGACAACTACTCCTCGATTTATGCAAATGCGAAGCGAAGGTCTTTATCAGACTCCCTGGATATTTGTATTTGGTGCTGTTAAGGATGGTTACTGCTCTGGTGAAATACATGTGCTTGATGTTTCCCTTAAGCAATCGCATACCGTAAATGCAGAAGTTCTCAGAGGACGGTTCATGTATTCTGTTGCCAGCATGCGAGATGAGATATTTGTTGTTGGAGGGTGTTCTAGCCTGACTAGTTTTGGAAGTGTAGATAGAAGTTCATTCAAGACACATAAGAGCGTGTTGGTGTTTAGCCCGTCCACAAAATCTTGGCGTAAAGTAGCTTCCATGAAGTATGCTAGATCTTCTCCTGTTCTTGGGATTGCTGAGGTGAGCGCAGATTGTCCTGTTATTCACAGTCAATCAAACCGGCAAGATAGGCGCCTTTCTAGATCAAGGCTTGGTGGGGTCTCTGATGTGTATGAAGATCCCCACCGACTTTCAGTCAGACGACAGCTCCGAAGCTTGTCCGATGAAAATGCCAGTTTTTTGTCTCCAATTAAAAACCAATGCAGGCCTTTGAAACAAAGAAGTGAGACTTCAAGCGTAAGGGACGGTAAGAGGTTTGTGCTGATAGCTATTGGTGGTCTTGGTTCTTGGGACGAGCATGTTGATTCCAGTGAGCTATACGACTCTGTATCAAACAAATGGACTGAAATCCAAAAACTTCCTGTGGATTTTGGCATTGTTTGTTCTGGAGTTGTTTGTAATGGGACATTCATAGTATATTCAGAATCTGATAAACTAGCTGGCTATGACATAAAAAGGGGATACTGGAACATCATCCAAACCACTCCCACACCCCCTCGTGTCCATGAATATTACCCTAAACTTGTCTCATGCAATAGCCGTTTGTTCATGCTTTCTGTCTCTTGGTGTGAAGGAGATGGTCAAATAGGTAGGAGAAACAAGGCCATCCGAAAGATGTGGGAGCTCGACCTTATGTATCTTGCTTGGACCGAGGTATCAATCCATCCCGATGCCCCAATGGATTGGAATGCTGCATTTGTTGCTGATAAAAATCTCATCTTTGGAGTTGAAATGTTCAAAATATTTGGACAAGTGTTGGACTTCTTTACCGTCTGCGATGTATCAGATAAGTTTGTGAAGTGGAGTCATATATCAAGGAACCGCGTAGCTCATGAACTTGATGCATCCTCATGCGTGACTAAAACTATGGTGGCTGTTCATCTCTGA
- the LOC130798134 gene encoding U-box domain-containing protein 44-like, whose product MVGSLGGSTDLDSQSVDSSQAEKLHVEPIFGPFVCPLTKQVMRDPVAIENGHTFEREAIEQWFKECKESGRKPICPLTLKDLKTTNLNPSIALRNTIEEWTARNEAAQLDMARRSLSTGTSEEEIFEALKCVENISKESRYNKHAVHNSEIVHLIIEMLRNSSWKVRIKALETLRVIAEQDSDMKEVMGEGGTVRTIVKFLSEGVSEKEKEEAISLLYELSKSKKLSEKIGSTSGAILFLVRMTSSKSTENISTVENAHKTLDNLVQSENNVRLMAENGRLQPLLKLLLEGTPDTKLAMASILGDLVLNNEFKVQVAETVGSALVNLIRNHDIESREASLKALNQISSCDASAKVLIEAGILPPLVNDLFGYGGAKHLPVRLKEVSATILSNVVNSGYEVDSIIIGPENQSLISQDTIHRLLQLINNTGPSIACKLLQVLVGLTSYRKTVLNVVAAIKNLGATVSLVQFIEERDLCLAGIKLLHNLSTFMAEELADALLAADQLGALVRTISDNNGITEEQAAAVGLLAELPEKHLALTRRMLEEDAFRLILSRVLRIRHGEARGGRFITPYLEGLVRSLARVTYVIAEDPESLAFCRDNNLREVFTELLHANGIDNVQIASAGALENLSRISKNLTKKPNRPPPGMFASIFACFSRPQEISGLCMVHQGLCSLKETFCLVEDHAIEKLVALLDHSNDKVIEASLAALSTLLDDGVSIENGVIILHNSDATKPILDILVDNRTENLRNKVVWVVERLLRIDQIAYQISNNQSVGTALVDAFQHGDNHTRQIAERALKHIDRIPNFSGIFPNNG is encoded by the exons ATGGTTGGGAGTTTAGGTGGAAGTACCGACCTTGATAGCCAGTCAGTTGACAGCTCCCAAGCTGAGAAATTGCATGTAGAGCCCATCTTCGGACCATTTGTTTGCCCTTTAACAAAGCAAGTCATGCGCGATCCGGTTGCAATAGAAAATGGGCACACATTTGAACGAGAGGCAATTGAGCAATGGTTTAAAGAATGCAAGGAGAGTGGAAGGAAGCCTATATGTCCATTAACTTTGAAAGATCTAAAAACCACAAATTTGAACCCTAGTATAGCTCTAAGGAACACGATTGAAGAATGGACTGCTAGAAATGAAGCCGCTCAGCTTGATATGGCACGTAGATCATTATCAACAGGCACTTCAGAAGAGGAAATTTTTGAAGCTTTGAAATGTGtggaaaatatttcaaaagaaAGCAGATATAACAAACATGCAGTTCATAATTCAGAGATAGTACATTTAATTATTGAAATGCTTAGGAATAGCAGCTGGAAAGTTCGAATTAAAGCATTGGAAACTCTTCGGGTCATAGCAGAACAAGACTCAGATATGAAG GAAGTTATGGGTGAAGGAGGTACTGTACGTACTATAGTGAAGTTCTTGTCAGAGGGGGTTTCggagaaggagaaagaagaaGCAATCTCTTTGCTATATGAGCTTTCTAAATCTAAAAAACTTTCTGAGAAAATTGGCTCAACCAGTGGAGCTATTCTATTCTTGGTTAGGATGACTAGTAGTAAGTCAACAGAAAACATTTCCACTGTTGAGAATGCTCATAAAACACTTGATAATCTGGTACAGAGCGAAAATAATGTGCGGCTGATGGCAGAAAATGGTAGATTGCAGCCTCTCTTGAAATTGCTTCTTGAAG GAACTCCTGATACTAAATTAGCAATGGCTTCAATCCTTGGTGACCTGGTTCTGAATAATGAATTTAAGGTACAGGTAGCTGAAACTGTGGGTTCAGCACTCGTCAATCTTATAAGAAATCATGACATAGAATCTAGAGAAGCCTCCTTGAAAGCGCTGAATCAGATATCATCATGTGATGCAAGTGCCAAAGTCTTAATTGAAGCTGGAATTCTTCCTCCGTTGGTGAATGACCTTTTTGGTTATGGGGGTGCCAAACATCTTCCCGTGCGGCTCAAAGAGGTTTCGGCTACTATTCTTTCAAATGTGGTGAATTCAGGATACGAAGTTGATTCAATTATAATAGGGCCTGAAAACCAGAGTCTAATTTCCCAAGATACAATACACAGGCTCCTTCAACTGATCAACAACACGGGTCCATCAATTGCTTGCAAGCTTCTCCAGGTTCTTGTCGGACTAACCAGTTATCGTAAAACGGTTCTAAATGTGGTTGCTGCCATAAAAAATTTGGGTGCTACTGTCAGTTTGGTCCAGTTCATTGAGGAGCGGGATCTGTGTTTAGCTGGCATAAAACTTCTGCATAATCTCTCAACTTTCATGGCAGAAGAACTAGCTGATGCTTTACTTGCTGCTGATCAGCTTGGAGCCCTTGTCAGAACTATTTCAGATAACAATGGAATCACCGAAGAGCAAGCTGCCGCAGTTGGGTTATTGGCTGAACTTCCAGAAAAACATCTTGCTCTAACTCGAAGAATGCTTGAAGAAGATGCTTTTAGGCTTATCTTATCTAGAGTGTTAAGGATCAGGCATGGGGAGGCAAGGGGTGGTCGCTTCATAACTCCATACTTAGAAGGGCTAGTTCGATCTCTTGCTAGGGTGACATACGTGATAGCTGAAGATCCCGAGTCACTGGCATTTTGCCGTGACAATAATCTCAGAGAGGTATTCACCGAGTTACTTCATGCCAATGGGATTGACAATGTTCAAATAGCTTCCGCAGGGGCTTTAGAAAACCTTTCTCGAATATCCAAAAATTTGACTAAAAAGCCCAATCGTCCACCACCTGGTATGTTTGCATCAATATTTGCTTGTTTTAGCAGACCCCAAGAAATATCTGGATTATGCATGGTTCATCAAGGTCTCTGTTCTTTGAAGGAGACATTTTGCCTCGTGGAGGATCATGCCATTGAAAAGCTGGTCGCCCTTTTAGATCACTCGAATGACAAAGTTATTGAGGCTTCACTTGCTGCTTTGTCCACTTTGTTAGATGATGGAGTAAGCATTGAAAATGGGGTCATAATATTGCACAACTCTGATGCAACGAAACCCATTTTAGATATTTTGGTGGATAACCGAACAGAAAACCTGCGGAACAAGGTAGTTTGGGTAGTTGAGAGACTCTTACGGATTGATCAAATCGCATATCAAATTTCAAACAATCAAAGTGTTGGAACCGCACTTGTTGATGCTTTCCAGCATGGAGACAACCACACTCGACAAATTGCTGAGCGTGCCTTGAAGCACATCGATAGGATTCCAAACTTCTCGGGGATATTCCCCAACAACGGATAG